TCCTGCCCCGGCCAGCGCGAGCACGGCCAGCGAGACGAGCGCCACGAACGTCGGGACGAATACGCTGATGATAATCTCCAGCGCGTCTTGCGATTTACCTGCCAGTTCGATGTCCATGCCTCACTCCTCTAGTTATATCGGCCCCAGGTCAATCCACAGCGCCGGGACAGCGGTCGGCGTCCATCCCGCCTGTGACGTGTGGGTCTGCCAGCAGCGGTAGCGCCGCCCGTTGTAGGTTACAATGTCACCATTCCCCGCGCCCTGTGTGTTGTCGCCCTTGTAAGCCACTGGATAGGCCCAGGCAGCCAACGGCGGGGGCGGGGGCGGTGGAGTCAAGTTCTCCCACAGCGCCTCGGCACCTACACTGCCCGGCTCCCACACGTTCGCCGCGATATTGCTCCGCCAGGTATATCCGCCGTGTGTCACTCGTGCGCCGAGCGGATAGGCGTCGTGTGCGCCCAGGGGTTGCACCCAGGGCCAGGGATCGTCGGTTGGCTCATAGTAGCGCTTGAACAAAGCAGGCGCCCGTTCAGGCGGCCAATCCGCCTGCGTCGTGTGGCCCTGAATGACCTCGTACAGGTTGCCCGTCCGATAGAAGACTTGGCCTACCGTCACTGCCAATCCGACCTGCCAGGGCGGATGTAGCACTACCTCTTTGACAGTGCTTACCAGCGCGTCGGCAGTGGCCGGTACAACGTCTTCGACCACCAGCCGGGCCACGTCTGACGACAGCACGGCGGCGAGTTCCGTCCGCATCGTCTCCAGCGGTTCGAGCGCGGGTGGCGGTGCGCCCCCGGCTTCGTCCTGCACAGACAGCACGGCGAAACGGGCGTCAGTACGGATAGCCGCCACCTGCGTCGCGCTCAGCCCTTCGCCAAGCGCGACCAGGCGGTTGAGCCTGTCCGCGCCGATGAGCGGATCAGCCTGCCAGGTGATGTCCGTCCATGCGGC
This region of bacterium genomic DNA includes:
- a CDS encoding carbohydrate-binding protein, whose product is MATYQAKVLTPWRSEPGRNDMLVAEEYPAAWTDITWQADPLIGADRLNRLVALGEGLSATQVAAIRTDARFAVLSVQDEAGGAPPPALEPLETMRTELAAVLSSDVARLVVEDVVPATADALVSTVKEVVLHPPWQVGLAVTVGQVFYRTGNLYEVIQGHTTQADWPPERAPALFKRYYEPTDDPWPWVQPLGAHDAYPLGARVTHGGYTWRSNIAANVWEPGSVGAEALWENLTPPPPPPPLAAWAYPVAYKGDNTQGAGNGDIVTYNGRRYRCWQTHTSQAGWTPTAVPALWIDLGPI